A window of the Nocardia sp. NBC_01329 genome harbors these coding sequences:
- a CDS encoding glycosyltransferase has protein sequence MCGISVVVPVYRGEQTVAALVRELHTLTAATTPGGIGFRVEEIVLVHDHGPDRSDIVLQRLAREYGRVRVIWLSRNYGQDAATIAGMAAARGRWIVTMDEDGQHDPGCIAAFLDAAYRERADLVYSRPTNTRPHGPLRNLTSRGAKTVLATLFAFPASTRFESFRLIRGDIGRHLAEVAGNGAYLDVALTWVVGRTATVPVLLRAEGREESGYNYRRLFSLFWKMVLCTGTRGLRVVSLLGVTLALAGAVLAGAIVYTALTGDDGEPEGWASIIVVLLLCSGAVLFSLGLIAEYLGVVLHILVGKPLYLTVESPTPRPPEEAREPAVRRPAEAAAG, from the coding sequence GTGTGCGGTATTTCGGTGGTTGTCCCGGTGTACCGCGGCGAACAGACCGTTGCCGCTCTGGTGCGCGAATTGCACACACTCACCGCGGCGACGACACCCGGCGGGATCGGGTTCCGCGTCGAGGAGATCGTGCTGGTCCACGACCACGGCCCCGATCGGTCCGATATCGTGCTGCAACGGCTGGCCCGCGAATACGGGCGGGTCCGGGTGATCTGGCTGAGCCGCAACTACGGACAGGACGCCGCCACGATCGCCGGCATGGCCGCAGCCCGCGGTCGCTGGATCGTCACCATGGACGAGGACGGCCAGCACGATCCGGGTTGTATCGCGGCGTTCCTCGACGCCGCCTATCGCGAACGCGCCGATCTGGTCTACTCCCGACCCACCAACACCCGCCCGCACGGCCCCCTGCGCAACCTCACCTCGCGCGGCGCGAAAACGGTGCTGGCCACCCTGTTCGCCTTCCCTGCCTCGACCCGGTTCGAGAGTTTCCGGCTCATCCGCGGCGATATCGGACGCCACCTGGCCGAGGTCGCCGGTAACGGCGCCTATCTCGATGTCGCGCTGACGTGGGTCGTAGGCCGGACCGCCACGGTTCCGGTGCTGCTTCGGGCCGAGGGGCGGGAGGAATCCGGTTACAACTACCGGCGGCTCTTCTCCCTGTTCTGGAAGATGGTGCTGTGCACCGGGACCCGCGGGCTGCGGGTGGTGAGCCTGCTCGGAGTGACACTCGCGCTTGCCGGGGCGGTCCTGGCCGGCGCGATCGTCTACACGGCACTGACCGGCGACGACGGAGAGCCCGAAGGGTGGGCTTCGATCATCGTGGTACTGCTGCTGTGTTCGGGCGCGGTGCTGTTCTCGCTGGGTCTCATCGCGGAATACCTGGGGGTGGTGTTGCACATCCTGGTCGGCAAACCGCTGTACCTGACGGTGGAGTCACCGACCCCCCGGCCACCGGAAGAAGCCCGGGAACCGGCTGTGCGCAGACCCGCCGAGGCGGCGGCCGGGTGA
- the rffA gene encoding dTDP-4-amino-4,6-dideoxygalactose transaminase: protein MSGRIIFSRPYRSAAELANVTAVLDSDHCHGDGPFTAAATAKLRVITGARHALLTTSCTHALELAALLLELGPGDEVIVPSFAFTSAATAFAVHGATCVFVDIDSATGNIDPQAAAAAVTDHTKAIVVMHYGGVAADMAALRQLTDRHGLALIEDNAHGLGGTWRGRALGTLGTLGTQSFHDTKNVHCGEGGALLLSDDILMGRAEIMREKGTDRARFLRGQVDKYSWQDIGSSYLPSELNAAVLDAQLAEFHTIQCARHRVWHTYAAGLGAWAADHGVAPMTVPPDRRHTAHLFYLRMPTEEARDGLIRHLADRGIVAPFHYVPLDSSAAGLKYGRTPNPCTRSARFAATIVRLPLWPMLTRDQLDRVVDAVSAYRC, encoded by the coding sequence GTGAGCGGCCGGATCATCTTCAGCCGGCCCTACCGGTCGGCGGCCGAACTGGCGAATGTGACCGCCGTTCTCGATTCCGACCACTGCCACGGTGACGGTCCGTTCACCGCCGCCGCGACAGCGAAACTCCGGGTGATCACCGGTGCGCGCCACGCACTGCTGACCACCTCGTGCACCCATGCGCTGGAGCTGGCCGCGCTGCTGCTGGAACTGGGACCGGGCGACGAGGTGATCGTGCCGAGCTTCGCGTTCACCTCCGCCGCTACCGCGTTCGCGGTTCACGGCGCGACATGTGTATTCGTCGATATCGACAGCGCCACCGGCAATATCGACCCACAGGCCGCCGCGGCGGCGGTCACCGACCACACCAAGGCCATCGTGGTCATGCACTACGGCGGAGTCGCCGCCGATATGGCCGCCCTGCGGCAACTCACCGACCGGCACGGTCTGGCGCTCATCGAGGACAACGCCCACGGTCTGGGCGGGACGTGGCGGGGACGCGCACTCGGAACCCTGGGCACGCTGGGCACGCAGAGTTTCCACGACACCAAGAACGTGCACTGCGGAGAGGGCGGGGCCCTGCTGCTCTCCGACGACATCCTGATGGGCCGCGCGGAGATCATGCGCGAGAAGGGCACCGACCGCGCCCGGTTCCTGCGCGGCCAGGTAGACAAATACTCCTGGCAGGACATCGGGTCCAGTTATCTGCCCAGCGAGCTCAATGCCGCCGTACTCGACGCCCAGCTCGCCGAATTCCACACCATTCAGTGCGCCCGGCACCGGGTATGGCACACCTACGCGGCCGGGCTCGGCGCGTGGGCGGCCGACCACGGGGTGGCGCCGATGACGGTTCCACCGGACCGCCGGCACACCGCGCACCTGTTCTATCTGCGGATGCCCACCGAAGAGGCACGCGACGGTTTGATCCGGCATCTCGCCGACCGCGGGATCGTGGCACCGTTCCACTACGTACCACTCGATTCCAGCGCCGCCGGGCTGAAATACGGCCGGACACCGAATCCGTGCACCCGCAGCGCCCGGTTCGCGGCGACCATCGTCCGGTTACCACTGTGGCCCATGCTCACCCGCGATCAGCTCGACCGCGTGGTCGACGCCGTGAGCGCCTACCGGTGCTGA